The region CTGCAAAAACAGACAACAAACTGTGAGAACAGACTCTCCTTCCGCAGGAAATAAGTAATTAATTTCTGTTTCACATTAGCTTACCCCTCGTGACGTAAAGATAAAAGAAGTCGCAGTAGAAAATGGTCTGAACGACTCCGGACACGACGGCGATCTGGTCGAAGAAGCCCTCCGTGTGGTAGCGCCACACCCAGTTGGCTATGTAGAGGGCTCTGTAGAGGCCGAGGAAGAACAGGTAGTGGGTGGTGATGGACTCCGCCTCGCCTGTCTTTGTGATCATGAAGAGCTGGGGCATTATGGCAACGGACTCCAGGAAGATGGAGAAGGTCCACAAGATCTGAATGAAGCAATGAGGAGAGGGGTATATCCAGcactttgaaaaagtatttacaaccCTTGAACGTTTCCACATTTATGCTGACTTGCAGATTTAatgtcatagaccaacacaaagcagttaataattgtgaagtggaaggtcaATGATGCGTGGCTGAAATGCTCCCattcttttttcaaaaacagctcaagcttagGCCCAGGAAATCTatcccccagcatgatgctaccaccaccatgtttcacagtggggagcCTTGAAACTTCTTTACAACTTTATCCTTGACCCATCTACTCTGTCTcttgtcttcatgatgttctTTCACAAACACCTGTGgtcttcatagaacagctggatttacacttTTAAAGGCGGTTTGTtgcactggaatttatttagtggtatcagaataaaggagGCGTAACACAAACACGTTCTGGATTTAATTGGCAAAAATGTCCTTCTGCTTACAAAAGCAATACAACGTGCATGCTACATTGTATTgctttatcatttaaaaatatataagatgcactgaagtttgtggctgtatgCACTGCACACAATGTATTTAACGTGAAAGTGTTTCATCTAGAGATTGCTCACTGAAGTGACATAAAAGAGGCTACAGGACGTACAGACTCTTGTTTATTTACCTCTAGTGGAGTGAAAGCATAGTTTTCCAGGAAGGACAGCCCGATGACTGGAATCAACAGGAACTCCACTCTGAATGTGTCGTTCTCTGAATTGTACGTGTTCTTGAAGCGCATGTAGATCAGGTACACTGTCGCATAGGACAGTGCCAGAAACACCACCTGAGAACAGAGTCAAACACTGATTAAAGATAAGACTTTCATCTTATCACTTGCTGTCTTGCATCATCAGTACAGACTAGAGCTGCTCAACACATTGCGTTGCTAACGTATATGGTTGCCACTATATTTCAAGTTCCGTGCATTTAAAATCTGCTTGCAAATGGTATATGAGGCCAGTTGGGTGAACATTCACTGTCTTTCTTAGCCACACCATTTGAGATCTTAGTGAATGAGATGCGACAGTTCAGAGAGACTGAATGGGACACTGTGATGACGGAAAAACAGTAGTGAGGAGGGTGTTGTTTAATTTGAATCTATATTACCGGTCCCATACTCAAAAACAATGTCACAGTGTCACGCTTTTCTATGTCATGCAGCCCGAGTCTTACAtaatctaattttctgagaaacttttCCAAGTAAGCCAAAGTTAACAAAAATatacacttgaaatatatcactgtgtgtAATGAGTCTTTATAATATATCCAGATGACATCCTAATGTATGAAGATGCACCAGTAAATGTGGATGCGTGCAAGGGGAAACCTTTAAATATTCATGGGTATAGTTCATCTAATAGGAGAACAACACTATGACTGCTTCACACAGTAGCTTTGGAAGAGAGGCCAGCATTCAGGCAGGTTTCCGATGAAAAATGCACAAATGTGGTATCTCCAAACGTACCTTCATGACTGAGTTGTAGGCTGAAATGTAGACTGTGAATAGGTCAAGGTACCTGGTGGTAAAAACGAGTGCAAACAGCACCTGAGACTTCCCAGAGATGCCTATATGAGGGGTAGGGGTGGACAGAGGAGAACTTGATTAAATGCAGCAGCAGATAATAGCACCGGTAAACTTCTGTAATAATGTAATTATTACCAGTTGATATAATTGAGTTTAAGGCTAGCCCCAGTGTAATAAAGTAGGTGGAGCGCTGGGTTTTGTTGACACTGCCACGTAGCCTTAACACACATACACGTAACCATACCTGTGCAAACTGTCCCccataaaaaaatcttaaatatataaacaaaaggTGTCACAGTGACTATGTGAACCCTGAATAACTAAAGCATTTAAACTGCttgcacacacatacagtgaAGCTGAGGAGTCATGCAGCAGGGGAGCAGTTACTGCAGAGGTAGCTTACCTGCGCAGGATCTGGAGCTCCATATCTTCATCAACAGGATGAGAATAGCCACCAAATGGGACACGTCCCCTGCCAGTCGAAAGATATTCATGCTGTTAAACTTAAGGGAACTCCTCACAGGGCCTTCAAACTCCCACAGCACAGATGTCTAAGTTGCTAACCCACAAAGGGGAAAGAAAAATGAGCTCGGAGCAGattaacagagaaaaacaagctaGCAGCTTCGCTAGACGTCTCTGTTGGCTCCTTGtctaaaatatgcaaatttaaaCAGATGAAATGTCAACAGATTCCCAAAAAGACTTCTGGTGTGAGTGAGTTGAAGTGCTCCGATAAATAAGCTGGGAGAGGACGTGACGTGGCTGTCAAGCTAGTTCGACTAGAATCAGGCACTTCCGCCGTGTTCTGTTTGAGCTTTCAATATAAAGGTCTTCACCTTTTTTTTGCCGCTTTAACCCAGTTAAAT is a window of Girardinichthys multiradiatus isolate DD_20200921_A chromosome Y, DD_fGirMul_XY1, whole genome shotgun sequence DNA encoding:
- the LOC124863840 gene encoding ER lumen protein-retaining receptor 3, with the translated sequence MNIFRLAGDVSHLVAILILLMKIWSSRSCAGISGKSQVLFALVFTTRYLDLFTVYISAYNSVMKVVFLALSYATVYLIYMRFKNTYNSENDTFRVEFLLIPVIGLSFLENYAFTPLEILWTFSIFLESVAIMPQLFMITKTGEAESITTHYLFFLGLYRALYIANWVWRYHTEGFFDQIAVVSGVVQTIFYCDFFYLYVTRVLRGKGKMSLPMPV